The region GCCATCTCCTTCTGCAGGTATACGGAAGTGTGGCCTATCGGACAGAAATATTTCAAATCGAAAAATTGCACTTTAAAAGAAAAACCAATATTTCTCTATAAGTTAGAACAGGCAACCCATTCAACGTTGGGACACTACTGGCCTCGGATAACGTCGCATAATGTTTGGCCCCTTCCAAAACATCATGGGCACCATAAGCCATTTGATAGGCTTCCGACACCAAATGGTTGCAAGCATCCACCAGAGACAAACTTGAAAAACCCATATTCTTCATGGCCCTTGCGGCCGAGCCGATATTTCCGGGGCGAAGAGGTCTCACTAAAACAATATCAATATTCTGAAAAGGTTTAACCGGGTTCTTAGACATGGAGGGTTATCTTAACAAAATTTAGGGAGGGTTCAAAGGTCTAATAGGTTGAAACTCCCGCAAAAAATGCCCGGTTTGCCTTAAGCGTGGATCAGCAATCAAGGAGCTTTCGATTATACATGAACTGGTTTCCCGATAAAACCTTCGGGAATGAC is a window of Nitrospiria bacterium DNA encoding:
- a CDS encoding TrmH family RNA methyltransferase; translation: MSKNPVKPFQNIDIVLVRPLRPGNIGSAARAMKNMGFSSLSLVDACNHLVSEAYQMAYGAHDVLEGAKHYATLSEASSVPTLNGLPVLTYREILVFLLKCNFSI